The proteins below are encoded in one region of Aulosira sp. FACHB-615:
- the cobA gene encoding uroporphyrinogen-III C-methyltransferase — MNCTEKEEQKNLGKVYLVGAGPGDPGLMTLKGKSLLECADVVIYDALVSPAILAMINPQAEKINAGKRMGRHSLLQDETTQLLIDKAQDHTIIVRLKGGDPFIFGRGGEEMADLVQAGISVEVVPGITSGIAAPAYAGIPLTHRLYSSSVTFVTGHESAGKYRPTVNWQAIAQGSETIVIYMGVHNLSHIIEELTAAGLSLATPIALVRWGTRPDQEELIGQLGTIVEQVEQTKFDAPAIAVIGSVVNLHDILSACRPV, encoded by the coding sequence ATGAACTGCACAGAAAAAGAAGAGCAGAAGAATTTGGGAAAAGTTTATTTAGTAGGTGCAGGGCCGGGAGATCCCGGACTGATGACTCTCAAAGGCAAAAGTTTATTAGAATGTGCCGATGTCGTGATTTATGATGCGTTGGTGAGTCCAGCCATTTTAGCAATGATTAACCCCCAAGCCGAAAAAATCAACGCTGGTAAGCGGATGGGGAGACATTCACTATTACAAGATGAAACCACGCAGTTATTAATAGATAAAGCCCAAGACCACACCATAATAGTACGACTCAAAGGCGGCGACCCGTTTATTTTTGGTCGTGGTGGCGAAGAAATGGCAGATTTAGTCCAAGCCGGGATTTCTGTTGAAGTTGTGCCAGGAATTACATCGGGAATCGCCGCTCCAGCTTATGCTGGCATACCTTTGACCCATAGATTGTATAGTTCTTCAGTAACTTTTGTCACTGGGCATGAGTCGGCTGGTAAGTATAGACCGACGGTAAATTGGCAAGCGATCGCCCAAGGTTCTGAGACAATTGTCATTTATATGGGCGTTCATAATTTGTCGCACATCATTGAAGAGTTAACGGCGGCGGGTTTAAGTTTAGCAACACCAATTGCGTTAGTGCGCTGGGGTACAAGACCAGATCAAGAAGAACTCATTGGTCAGCTAGGCACAATTGTAGAGCAAGTTGAACAAACCAAATTTGATGCGCCGGCGATCGCGGTTATTGGTTCTGTAGTGAATCTGCACGATATCTTATCCGCTTGTCGTCCAGTTTGA
- a CDS encoding anhydro-N-acetylmuramic acid kinase: MTRIIGLISGTSVDGIDAALVDISGTDLDLKVELLAGQTYPYPAELRDSILAVCAGKAISMAELAALDDAIAFSFAQAAQNIQTGHQPAILIGSHGQTVYHRPPQSQGIGKPQSLGYTLQLGRGELIASITGITTISNFRVADIAIGGHGAPLVPRVDAFLLSHPEEARCIQNLGGIGNVAYIPPRRDNWLEKMRGWDTGPGNSLLDLAVEHLTNGAKKYDEDGKWAATGSPCQSLVEQWLQQDYFHLPPPKSTGRELFGVDYLNQCLKDAGPYQLSPADFLATLTELTAASVVHSYQTFLPQMPQRVFLCGGGSRNLYLKERLQSLLKTIPVLTTDEVGLSGDFKEAIAFAVLAYWRQLDMPGNLPSATGAPHEVLLGEIHPAEK; encoded by the coding sequence ATGACTCGCATTATCGGTTTAATCAGTGGTACATCCGTAGATGGCATTGACGCTGCTTTAGTAGATATTTCTGGTACAGATTTAGACCTGAAAGTTGAGTTATTAGCAGGACAAACATATCCTTATCCGGCTGAACTCCGAGACAGTATTTTAGCTGTTTGTGCAGGTAAAGCCATTTCAATGGCAGAATTAGCAGCATTAGATGATGCGATCGCCTTTAGTTTTGCCCAAGCCGCGCAAAACATTCAAACTGGTCATCAGCCAGCAATTTTAATTGGTTCCCACGGGCAAACAGTTTATCATAGACCACCACAAAGCCAGGGAATCGGCAAACCCCAGTCCCTGGGTTATACACTGCAATTGGGACGAGGTGAATTAATTGCCAGTATCACAGGAATTACCACCATCAGTAATTTCCGTGTTGCTGACATTGCAATTGGTGGTCATGGCGCACCCCTGGTACCCAGAGTTGATGCCTTTTTACTCAGTCATCCAGAAGAAGCACGCTGCATTCAAAATTTAGGCGGTATCGGGAATGTTGCTTACATCCCACCCCGCCGCGACAACTGGTTAGAAAAAATGCGCGGTTGGGATACAGGCCCAGGCAACAGCTTGTTAGATTTAGCAGTAGAGCATTTAACTAATGGTGCTAAAAAATATGACGAAGATGGTAAATGGGCGGCGACTGGTAGTCCTTGCCAATCTTTAGTCGAACAATGGTTGCAGCAAGACTACTTTCATTTACCACCGCCCAAATCTACAGGACGTGAGTTATTTGGTGTAGATTACTTAAATCAATGTTTAAAAGATGCCGGGCCATATCAACTCAGTCCGGCGGACTTTCTCGCCACCCTTACCGAACTGACAGCAGCTTCTGTTGTTCACAGTTACCAAACCTTTTTACCGCAAATGCCACAACGGGTATTTTTATGTGGTGGTGGTAGTCGGAATCTGTATTTAAAAGAACGTTTGCAGTCATTATTAAAAACAATCCCCGTTTTAACTACCGATGAAGTCGGCTTGAGTGGAGACTTTAAAGAAGCGATCGCTTTTGCAGTTTTAGCCTACTGGCGACAGCTAGATATGCCTGGAAACCTACCATCAGCCACAGGCGCACCCCATGAAGTCCTGCTGGGAGAAATTCATCCAGCCGAAAAATAA
- the cax gene encoding calcium/proton exchanger: MSGKNILFFVLLLFIPVSLAAHFLEWGDLIVFVTAGLAILPLAAWMGTATEEIAVVVGPTLGGLLNATFGNATELIIALVALNAGLVGVVKASITGSIVSNLLLVMGLSMFLGGLRHKEQTFQPIVARVNASSMNLAVIAMLLPTAMNYTSKGINEQTLQNLSLAVAVVLIVVYALTLLFSMKTHTYLYDVGVAEAEDNEGSHEKPNMWLWTGVLLVCTLLVALESEMLVDSLEVATSQLGLTALFTGVILVPIVGNAAEHATAVTVAMKDKMDLSVSVAVGSSMQIALFVAPVLVIAGWILGQPMDLDFNPFELVAVAVSVLIANSISSDGKSNWLEGILLLAAYTVLGFAFYFHPVITSIG; the protein is encoded by the coding sequence ATGTCAGGTAAAAACATTCTTTTTTTCGTGCTGTTACTGTTTATTCCCGTGTCGCTGGCGGCGCATTTTCTCGAATGGGGAGACTTAATAGTGTTTGTCACTGCTGGTTTGGCGATTTTGCCTTTAGCCGCTTGGATGGGAACAGCAACAGAGGAAATTGCTGTGGTGGTAGGCCCAACGCTGGGAGGGTTATTAAACGCCACCTTTGGTAATGCAACAGAATTAATCATTGCTTTAGTTGCTTTGAACGCGGGACTGGTTGGTGTAGTCAAAGCCAGTATTACAGGTTCGATTGTCAGTAACTTATTACTGGTGATGGGTCTTTCGATGTTTCTGGGAGGATTGCGCCACAAAGAGCAAACATTTCAGCCTATTGTAGCGCGTGTAAATGCTTCCTCAATGAATTTGGCGGTGATTGCCATGTTACTTCCCACGGCAATGAACTATACTTCCAAAGGCATTAATGAACAAACTCTACAAAATCTTTCCTTGGCTGTGGCAGTGGTGTTAATTGTGGTTTACGCCTTGACATTGCTGTTTTCGATGAAAACCCATACTTATTTGTATGATGTGGGCGTGGCTGAGGCGGAAGACAATGAAGGTTCCCACGAGAAACCAAATATGTGGTTGTGGACTGGGGTGTTATTGGTTTGTACCTTGCTAGTCGCACTGGAATCAGAAATGTTAGTTGATTCTTTAGAAGTAGCCACATCCCAACTAGGTTTAACAGCACTGTTTACAGGTGTAATTTTAGTACCGATTGTGGGTAATGCCGCAGAACACGCCACGGCTGTGACTGTAGCGATGAAAGATAAGATGGATCTTTCTGTATCTGTAGCTGTGGGTTCCAGTATGCAGATTGCTTTATTTGTAGCCCCGGTGTTAGTCATAGCAGGCTGGATACTTGGTCAACCAATGGATTTAGATTTTAATCCCTTTGAATTAGTCGCTGTGGCTGTGTCGGTATTAATTGCCAACAGTATTAGTTCTGATGGTAAATCTAATTGGTTGGAAGGTATTTTGTTGTTAGCGGCATATACAGTTTTAGGTTTTGCTTTTTACTTCCATCCAGTAATTACCAGTATTGGATAG
- a CDS encoding response regulator transcription factor, giving the protein MSITWVGTILILEETLSELANVLGDKGYKIIKAKTAKEALEMALEEKPDAIITNVFMPGMNGFELCRFLTSHPSQAKAPILICSTTNQTSHLVWGRKQGADAYLSKPYTAEELLNAIQLVEIN; this is encoded by the coding sequence TTGAGTATTACATGGGTAGGGACAATTCTGATATTAGAAGAAACTCTCAGTGAACTAGCAAATGTGCTGGGAGATAAAGGTTATAAAATTATTAAAGCTAAAACTGCAAAAGAAGCTTTAGAAATGGCTTTAGAAGAAAAGCCAGATGCAATTATTACTAATGTATTTATGCCAGGGATGAATGGTTTTGAATTGTGTCGCTTCCTCACAAGTCATCCCAGCCAAGCCAAAGCACCTATCTTAATTTGTAGTACCACAAATCAAACCAGTCATCTAGTGTGGGGTAGAAAACAGGGCGCGGATGCTTATTTAAGCAAGCCTTACACCGCCGAAGAATTGCTGAATGCTATTCAGTTGGTTGAGATTAACTAA
- a CDS encoding sucrose synthase — translation MSELIQAVLESEEKNDLRAFISELRQQEKNYLLRNDILQVYSEYCAKHGKPENSDKLSLLGKLLYYTQEIIQEDSNFCFIIRPYIASQEVYRLTADLSAEAMTVQELLDLRDRLVNKYHPNEGDLLELDFAPFYDYTPVIRDPKNIGKGVQYLNRYLSSKLFQDPKQWLESLFNFLRLHQYNGIQLLINNRIQSQQQLSQQLKKAIAFVNERPSDEPYDDFRFQLQTMGFEPGWGNTAQRVQETLNILDELIDSPDPQTLEAFISRVPMIFRIVLVSAHGWFGQEGVLGRPDTGGQVVYVLDQARNLEKQLQEDVLLAGLDGLNVKPKVIILSRLIPNSDGTLCNERLEKVHSTDNAWILRVPLRDFNPNMTQNWISRFEFWPYLETFAIDSERELLAEFHGKPDLIVGNYTDGNLVAFLLARRMKVTQCNIAHALEKSKYLFSNLYWQDLEDKYHFSLQFTADLIAMNAANFVVSSTYQEIVGTPDSVGQYESYKCFTMPELYHVVNGIELFSPKFNVVPPGVNESYYFPYTKTQERVESDRLRLAEMLFTLEDSSQIFGKLDDPNKRPIFSMARLDRIKNLTGLAECFGQSKDLQEHCNLILVAGKLRTEESDDNEERDEIIKLYHIIDEYNLHGKIRWLGVRLSKSDSGEIYRVIADHQGIFVQPALFEAFGLTILESMISGLPTFATQFGGPLEIIQDKVNGFYINPTNLAETATKILDFVTKCEQNPDYWQTISQKAINRVYTTYTWKIHTTKLLSLARIYGFWNFTSQENREDLLRYLEALFYLIYKPRAQQLLEQHKYR, via the coding sequence ATGTCTGAATTGATTCAAGCAGTTCTAGAAAGTGAAGAAAAAAATGATTTGCGTGCTTTTATTAGTGAATTACGCCAACAAGAAAAAAATTATTTGCTGAGAAATGACATACTCCAGGTATATAGTGAATATTGTGCTAAACATGGAAAGCCGGAAAATTCTGACAAATTATCTCTGTTAGGAAAACTCCTCTACTACACGCAAGAAATTATTCAAGAAGACTCCAACTTTTGTTTTATTATCCGTCCTTATATTGCTAGTCAAGAAGTTTATCGACTCACAGCAGACTTGAGTGCGGAAGCAATGACAGTACAAGAACTGCTGGATCTGCGCGATCGCCTCGTCAATAAATATCATCCCAACGAAGGTGACTTGTTAGAATTAGACTTCGCCCCTTTTTACGACTACACCCCAGTTATCCGCGACCCGAAAAATATTGGTAAGGGTGTGCAGTATCTCAACCGTTATCTTTCTAGTAAACTCTTCCAAGACCCCAAACAATGGCTAGAAAGCTTATTTAACTTTTTGCGCCTGCACCAATATAACGGTATTCAACTCCTAATTAACAATCGGATTCAATCACAGCAGCAACTTTCCCAACAACTAAAAAAAGCGATCGCATTTGTCAACGAACGCCCCAGTGATGAACCTTACGATGATTTTCGCTTTCAATTGCAAACAATGGGTTTTGAACCTGGTTGGGGTAACACCGCCCAACGAGTACAAGAAACTCTGAATATTTTAGATGAATTAATTGACTCACCCGACCCCCAAACCCTAGAAGCGTTTATCTCCCGCGTCCCGATGATTTTTAGAATCGTCTTGGTTTCCGCACATGGTTGGTTTGGACAAGAGGGAGTTTTAGGAAGACCCGATACAGGTGGTCAAGTAGTTTATGTTCTCGACCAAGCCAGAAATTTAGAAAAGCAACTACAAGAAGATGTCTTACTCGCTGGTTTAGACGGACTCAACGTTAAACCAAAAGTAATTATTCTCTCGCGCTTGATTCCCAATAGTGATGGTACTTTATGTAACGAAAGGTTAGAGAAAGTCCACAGTACAGACAATGCTTGGATTTTGCGCGTACCTTTGCGGGATTTCAATCCCAACATGACCCAAAACTGGATTTCTCGCTTTGAGTTTTGGCCTTATCTCGAAACCTTCGCTATCGACTCAGAAAGAGAATTATTAGCAGAATTTCACGGTAAACCAGACTTAATTGTCGGTAACTACACTGATGGGAACTTAGTAGCTTTCTTATTAGCGCGACGGATGAAAGTTACCCAGTGTAACATCGCCCATGCTTTAGAAAAATCTAAATATTTGTTTAGTAATCTTTACTGGCAAGATTTAGAAGATAAATATCATTTCTCTCTACAATTTACTGCTGACTTGATAGCCATGAATGCTGCTAACTTTGTCGTCAGCAGTACTTATCAAGAAATTGTCGGTACGCCAGATAGTGTGGGACAATATGAGTCTTATAAATGCTTCACCATGCCAGAGTTGTATCATGTGGTGAATGGCATTGAGTTATTCAGCCCGAAATTTAACGTTGTTCCGCCGGGGGTGAACGAGAGTTATTACTTCCCCTACACCAAGACTCAAGAACGGGTAGAAAGCGATCGCTTGCGTCTCGCTGAAATGTTATTTACATTAGAAGACTCTAGCCAAATTTTCGGCAAACTGGATGACCCCAACAAGCGCCCTATTTTTTCAATGGCGCGTCTCGACCGCATTAAAAACCTGACTGGTTTAGCTGAATGTTTTGGTCAAAGTAAAGATTTGCAAGAGCATTGTAACTTGATTTTAGTTGCGGGTAAATTACGCACCGAAGAATCAGACGACAACGAAGAACGTGACGAAATTATCAAACTTTATCACATCATTGATGAATATAATCTTCACGGCAAAATTCGTTGGTTAGGTGTCCGGTTATCAAAAAGTGATTCTGGCGAAATTTATCGCGTGATTGCTGACCATCAAGGTATTTTTGTCCAACCTGCTTTATTTGAAGCCTTTGGTTTAACAATTTTAGAATCAATGATTTCTGGACTACCAACTTTTGCGACTCAATTTGGCGGGCCGCTAGAAATCATTCAAGATAAAGTTAATGGCTTTTACATTAACCCTACGAATTTAGCAGAGACAGCCACGAAAATTTTAGATTTTGTTACCAAATGTGAACAAAATCCCGACTATTGGCAAACAATTTCTCAAAAGGCAATTAACCGAGTTTACACTACCTATACTTGGAAAATACACACCACCAAGCTGTTATCTTTAGCTAGAATTTACGGCTTCTGGAATTTTACCTCCCAAGAAAACCGCGAAGATTTATTGCGTTATTTGGAAGCACTGTTTTACTTAATTTATAAACCCAGGGCGCAACAACTTCTCGAACAGCATAAATATCGGTAA
- a CDS encoding DUF4359 domain-containing protein, which translates to MKLLTMMALAIATSIAVVGVAMSKTNPTSKEYEDYAVNQLTQYLKNDVCQKTSKLIESLLNSRCDKLVDSTNPQMRDLVRTTTERQDFLLFSVYRTDLTLGAWLPGYKFETVGAFHNFYTYSAEQQ; encoded by the coding sequence ATGAAGCTTTTGACGATGATGGCATTGGCGATCGCTACTAGCATAGCTGTAGTTGGCGTAGCCATGTCTAAAACTAATCCGACATCCAAGGAGTATGAAGATTATGCAGTCAATCAACTCACCCAATATCTCAAAAATGATGTGTGTCAAAAAACCTCAAAGTTAATTGAGAGCTTACTTAATTCTCGCTGTGACAAACTTGTTGATTCCACTAACCCCCAAATGCGAGATTTGGTCAGAACCACAACGGAACGGCAAGATTTTCTGTTGTTTAGTGTGTATCGGACAGATTTAACCCTTGGTGCTTGGCTACCAGGGTACAAGTTTGAAACGGTGGGAGCTTTTCATAATTTTTATACGTACAGTGCTGAACAGCAATAG
- a CDS encoding sirohydrochlorin chelatase yields the protein MSSAYLLVSHGSRDPRPEIALQQLTEFLSQKQQSYSSSKKLVGLAYLETRPEPLHIQIKEFAHSAFVAGCDRLKIIPLFLLPGVHVMQEIPEEIALAQQALGKDINLELLPYIGSNPGLSKLLSQQMAEIKTQAWVLIAHGSRRPGFQQPVETIAANIGAVAAYWSVAPSLEAQVEQLVAAGKEKIAILPYFLFAGGITDAIAQLTETLKLKFPAVTFQLAQPLGASAELADLIWDLMKE from the coding sequence ATGTCATCTGCATATCTGTTGGTATCGCACGGAAGCCGTGACCCTCGTCCAGAAATCGCTTTACAGCAATTGACAGAATTCTTAAGTCAAAAACAGCAAAGTTACTCATCAAGCAAAAAGCTAGTCGGCTTGGCTTACTTAGAAACACGTCCAGAACCGTTACACATCCAAATCAAAGAATTTGCTCATAGTGCATTTGTGGCTGGATGCGATCGTCTCAAAATCATACCGCTATTTCTTTTACCGGGAGTCCATGTGATGCAAGAAATCCCTGAAGAAATAGCATTAGCACAACAAGCCTTGGGCAAAGATATTAATTTGGAATTACTACCATATATAGGTAGCAACCCTGGTTTAAGCAAGTTGCTATCTCAACAAATGGCTGAGATTAAAACCCAAGCCTGGGTTTTAATTGCTCATGGGAGTCGCCGTCCGGGTTTTCAACAGCCAGTGGAAACCATAGCAGCAAATATAGGTGCAGTAGCAGCCTATTGGTCTGTGGCTCCTAGTTTAGAAGCACAGGTAGAACAGTTGGTAGCTGCTGGTAAAGAAAAAATTGCAATTTTGCCATATTTTTTATTCGCAGGTGGCATAACCGATGCGATCGCACAACTCACAGAAACGCTAAAATTAAAATTTCCGGCTGTGACTTTCCAATTAGCTCAACCTTTGGGAGCAAGTGCAGAGTTAGCTGATTTGATTTGGGATTTGATGAAGGAATGA
- a CDS encoding peptidoglycan-binding protein: protein MSDIVLLMTGVLIVKQPSPSHINQQHVIQLDNGVQKTPQGQSSQFDLDRKTTPSEFMQLQEKSEATLVAFNANSEKNLVKKTDKKPAKDLYSLSEFKNFQPVNIKFPRSQRLIAQKLSDDELLLARSTRLGGRTVPNLRFGNSGLAVRVLQKLLIANGYTIRVDGVYGALTESAVKAFQNRRNINVDGIVGPRTWFHLTR from the coding sequence ATGAGTGATATTGTCCTGCTGATGACGGGCGTGTTAATTGTCAAACAACCATCTCCGTCTCATATCAACCAGCAGCATGTAATTCAGCTAGATAATGGCGTGCAGAAAACACCACAGGGGCAGTCATCTCAATTTGATTTAGATAGAAAAACCACGCCGTCTGAATTCATGCAGCTTCAAGAAAAATCTGAAGCTACTCTAGTAGCTTTTAATGCTAATTCTGAAAAAAATCTAGTAAAAAAAACAGACAAAAAACCTGCTAAAGACTTATATAGCTTATCAGAATTTAAGAACTTTCAACCTGTAAATATCAAGTTTCCGCGTTCACAACGCCTCATCGCCCAAAAATTGAGTGACGATGAACTTTTATTAGCTAGGTCTACAAGATTGGGTGGTCGTACTGTACCTAATTTACGTTTTGGAAATTCAGGTCTAGCTGTGAGAGTTTTACAAAAGTTACTCATAGCTAATGGCTATACAATTCGTGTAGATGGGGTTTACGGTGCGTTGACAGAAAGTGCTGTCAAAGCCTTTCAAAATCGTCGCAATATCAATGTAGATGGCATAGTCGGGCCAAGAACTTGGTTTCATCTAACAAGATAA
- a CDS encoding DUF3536 domain-containing protein: protein MTSAAELPASPGATSIDHSITQDTHQHDPLKTATGVYVTVHGHFYQPPRENPYLDAIERQPSAAPFHDWNERIHYECYRPNAFARIVNDQGEVMGIVNNYEYLSFNIGPTLMSWLERYDVEVYQRILEADAKSADRLQGHGNAIAQVYNHIIMPLANERDKYTQIRWGKEDFKSRFGRDPEGIWLAETGVDYATIEALIAEGIRFIILAPSQAQRCRSLPKQNDPQPEWHEVGGSQIDPTRPYRCYLKGNKEWGFEKGDILNSPLPTSDTSKYIDIFFYDGPISRDMGFTDVTYSSHHLAGRIGSAVRGDHRPAQLISVATDGETFGHHKKGTEKTIAYAFTTELPRHGWTVTNFAHYLSLNPPTWEVELKPITAWSCAHGVDRWQDDCGCGGEGGVWHQKWRRPLRNALNWLRDQLVEVYEEYGQQFFKDPWLARDEYIKVIRDRSPANVSRFLSRHQTHKLNAAEQVDALRLLEMQRHSLLMFTSCGWFFEELSRPEGTQILRYAARALELAGDVAGVQLEKGFVKRLGLAPSNVDLFKHGGEIYRQLVLTAQVSFKQVAAHYAITSLFNNHRPVETCNLPGQDTSGKMRHHCQKRVYCYTSNELDYQRQRMGALTLVVGHLKLVSEITWESEHLVFAVLHLGGWDFHCCIQQFTGRRDYSQLKEKLFTALQQASAAQTILVMTQVFGNETFSLQNLFAEERHRIMRLISQETLTRLDQLYTQTYRENYGVLMAFHRDELEVPQELQVAAEIALGYRCMTTLRSLEQDITEPQSCGNHIVELEAIATEAKHLRCRFNIPEGKQILEQLILRSLWQLLHDTNGSFATDIQILERLIDVGYQLNLGISLYRSQELYFSCLHSQIAPACFASLINKQDTNQCRQLLKLGQKLAVDVKGILSQLD, encoded by the coding sequence ATGACTTCTGCTGCTGAATTGCCAGCCAGCCCTGGCGCTACGTCTATTGATCATTCAATTACCCAAGATACTCACCAGCATGATCCCCTAAAAACAGCGACTGGTGTGTATGTCACAGTGCATGGTCATTTTTATCAACCACCGCGCGAAAACCCTTATCTAGACGCAATTGAGCGTCAACCCAGTGCTGCACCTTTCCATGATTGGAATGAGCGGATTCACTATGAATGCTATCGTCCCAATGCCTTTGCCAGAATCGTCAATGACCAAGGCGAAGTGATGGGGATAGTGAATAATTACGAGTATCTCAGCTTTAATATTGGCCCTACCTTGATGTCGTGGCTAGAACGCTATGATGTGGAGGTTTATCAACGAATATTAGAAGCAGATGCCAAAAGCGCCGATCGCCTGCAAGGTCATGGCAATGCGATCGCGCAAGTATATAATCACATCATCATGCCTTTGGCTAACGAACGGGATAAATACACGCAGATTCGCTGGGGCAAAGAAGACTTCAAATCTCGCTTTGGTCGTGATCCCGAAGGCATCTGGTTAGCAGAAACAGGTGTAGACTACGCAACTATCGAAGCTTTAATTGCTGAAGGGATTCGTTTCATTATCCTGGCACCATCCCAAGCACAACGTTGTCGTTCTCTACCCAAACAAAATGATCCCCAACCAGAATGGCACGAAGTTGGTGGTAGTCAGATTGATCCCACCCGTCCCTATCGTTGCTATTTGAAAGGAAATAAAGAATGGGGATTTGAAAAAGGAGATATCCTCAACTCACCACTCCCGACATCGGACACTTCTAAATATATAGATATCTTCTTCTACGATGGCCCAATATCCCGCGACATGGGTTTTACAGATGTCACCTATAGTTCCCATCACTTAGCCGGACGTATAGGTTCAGCTGTGCGTGGGGATCATCGTCCCGCCCAATTGATATCTGTGGCTACCGATGGGGAAACCTTTGGACATCATAAAAAAGGCACAGAAAAAACCATCGCCTACGCCTTTACCACCGAACTTCCCCGTCATGGGTGGACAGTCACCAACTTTGCCCACTACCTCAGCTTAAACCCACCAACTTGGGAAGTAGAACTCAAGCCTATCACCGCTTGGAGTTGCGCCCACGGTGTTGATAGATGGCAGGATGACTGTGGTTGTGGTGGTGAGGGTGGTGTTTGGCATCAAAAATGGCGGCGACCTTTACGTAACGCCTTAAATTGGCTGCGGGATCAGCTAGTGGAAGTGTATGAAGAATATGGGCAGCAATTTTTCAAAGATCCTTGGTTAGCTAGGGATGAGTATATCAAAGTCATCCGCGATCGCTCACCCGCCAATGTCAGCCGCTTTCTCTCCCGCCATCAAACCCACAAACTCAACGCCGCCGAACAAGTAGATGCTTTGCGTTTATTAGAAATGCAGCGTCACTCCTTATTAATGTTTACCAGTTGCGGCTGGTTTTTTGAAGAACTATCTCGCCCAGAAGGTACTCAAATTCTGCGTTACGCCGCCCGCGCCTTAGAACTGGCGGGAGATGTCGCAGGTGTGCAGTTAGAAAAAGGCTTCGTCAAACGCTTGGGTTTAGCACCAAGCAATGTAGACTTATTCAAACATGGCGGTGAAATATATCGTCAGTTAGTCTTAACTGCTCAAGTGAGCTTCAAGCAAGTTGCTGCTCATTATGCCATTACTTCGCTGTTTAATAATCATCGACCCGTAGAGACTTGCAATTTACCAGGGCAAGATACCTCTGGTAAAATGCGTCATCATTGCCAAAAGCGAGTTTATTGCTACACAAGTAATGAGTTAGACTACCAACGGCAACGCATGGGAGCATTGACTTTAGTTGTCGGACATTTAAAATTAGTTTCCGAAATTACTTGGGAAAGCGAACATTTAGTGTTTGCTGTGCTGCATTTAGGCGGTTGGGATTTTCACTGCTGCATTCAACAGTTTACAGGGCGACGTGATTACAGCCAGTTAAAAGAAAAATTGTTCACCGCACTCCAGCAAGCCAGTGCAGCCCAGACTATTTTGGTGATGACACAGGTGTTTGGCAATGAAACCTTTAGCTTACAGAATTTATTTGCTGAAGAACGTCACCGGATTATGCGGTTAATCAGTCAAGAAACATTAACTCGACTTGACCAACTGTATACCCAAACATACCGCGAAAACTACGGCGTACTCATGGCCTTTCATCGGGATGAACTCGAAGTACCCCAAGAATTGCAAGTGGCTGCCGAGATTGCTTTAGGATATCGCTGTATGACAACATTGCGATCGCTAGAGCAAGACATCACAGAACCGCAATCTTGTGGAAATCACATTGTAGAATTAGAAGCGATCGCCACAGAAGCCAAGCATCTGCGTTGTCGCTTCAATATTCCCGAAGGTAAGCAAATATTAGAGCAATTAATTTTGCGATCGCTCTGGCAATTATTACATGACACCAACGGTAGTTTTGCCACCGATATCCAAATATTAGAAAGATTGATTGATGTGGGATATCAACTCAACTTGGGTATTTCTCTCTATCGTTCTCAAGAACTATACTTCAGTTGTCTGCACAGTCAGATAGCACCCGCTTGTTTTGCCAGCCTGATCAATAAACAGGATACTAATCAATGTCGGCAGTTATTAAAATTAGGTCAAAAGTTAGCCGTTGATGTGAAGGGAATTTTAAGTCAGTTAGATTAG